One stretch of Miscanthus floridulus cultivar M001 chromosome 18, ASM1932011v1, whole genome shotgun sequence DNA includes these proteins:
- the LOC136520998 gene encoding peroxidase 1-like — protein sequence MAFKACLVPLLLPMALLLLAFGNSPAAAQLEVGYYSKTCPSVEAIVRNETEKILAAAPSLAGPLLRLHFHDCFVRGCDASVLLDSTGGNTAEKDAKPNQSLRGFGSVERVKAKLEAACPNTVSCADVLTLMARDAVVLAKGPSWPVALGRRDGRVSSATEADDHLPPEFGDVPLLTKIFAAIGLDVKDLAVLSGGHTLGTAHCGSYAGRLYNFSSAYSADPSLDSEYADRLRTRCKSVDDMATLSEMDPGSYKTFDTSYYRHVAKRRGLFQSDAALLADATTREYVQRIATGKFDNVFFQDFGESIIKMGNVGVLTGAQGEIRKKCYIVN from the exons atggcattcaaggcttGTCTAGTACCGCTGCTGCTCCCCATGGCCCTGCTTCTTCTCGCTTTTGGCAACTCGCCCGCGGCGGCTCAGCTGGAGGTCGGCTACTACAGCAAGACATGCCCGAGCGTAGAGGCCATCGTCCGCAACGAGACGGAGAAGATCCTCGCCGCTGCGCCCAGCCTCGCCGGTCCACTTCTCAGGCTCCATTTCCACGACTGCTTTGTCAGG GGTTGCGACGCCTCAGTCCTGCTCGACTCCACCGGGGGCAACACGGCCGAGAAGGACGCCAAGCCGAACCAGAGCCTCCGGGGCTTCGGTTCCGTGGAGAGGGTGAAGGCCAAGCTCGAAGCCGCCTGCCCCAACACGGTCTCCTGCGCGGACGTCCTCACCCTCATGGCCCGCGACGCCGTCGTGCTCGCCAAGGGCCCTTCCTGGCCGGTTGCCCTCGGCAGGCGAGACGGCAGGGTGTCCAGCGCCACGGAAGCGGACGACCACTTGCCTCCTGAATTTGGGGACGTCCCGCTGCTCACGAAGATCTTCGCGGCCATTGGCCTCGACGTCAAGGACCTCGCCGTCCTCTCCGGCGGCCACACCCTCGGCACGGCGCACTGTGGGTCTTACGCCGGCCGGCTCTACAACTTCAGCAGCGCCTACAGCGCAGACCCATCCCTCGACAGCGAGTACGCCGACAGGCTGAGGACGCGCTGCAAGAGCGTCGACGACATGGCCACGCTTTCCGAGATGGACCCCGGCAGCTACAAGACCTTCGATACCAGCTACTACCGCCACGTCGCCAAGAGGAGGGGGCTCTTCCAGTCCGACGCCGCCCTCCTTGCAGACGCCACCACTAGGGAGTACGTCCAGCGCATCGCCACCGGCAAGTTTGACAACGTGTTCTTCCAGGACTTCGGCGAGTCCATAATCAAGATGGGAAATGTTGGCGTGCTCACCGGTGCTCAGGGGGAGATCAGAAAGAAGTGCTACATCGTCAACTAA